One Ostrea edulis chromosome 2, xbOstEdul1.1, whole genome shotgun sequence genomic region harbors:
- the LOC125680728 gene encoding uncharacterized protein LOC125680728 — MKISIDADCKVLLYADDSAILYSHKDPKVISNKLSPVMESCHDWLVDNKLSLHLGKTKSIIFGPKSKLSQAAEDFCVKCNNRTIGAQNCIKYISIFIDNKLSGESIVNSIVRKVNQRLKFLYRNKGCLSLSSRKSLCTALLQCHLDYACASWFEGLTKCLKKKLQISQNKMIRFILNLNPRHNLSFREFDALKFLNISPRVTQLRLNHMYNIFHGKAPHYLNNMFTKNAGTYRTRSSESNFVVPRIAGVESSSFYYIGVKDWNALPIDIKLANNKFTFKRMVKIHLEEIKDSKMMNSFTTELHFLYFI, encoded by the coding sequence ATGAAAATTAGTATTGATGCAGATTGCAAGGTTTTATTATATGCAGACGATTCGGCCATTCTCTATTCACATAAAGACCCTAaagtaatttcaaataaattgtcTCCTGTTATGGAGTCGTGCCATGACTGGCTAGTTGATAACAAATTGTCCCTTCATTTGGGCAAAACAAAGAGTATAATTTTTGGACCCAAGAGTAAATTATCTCAAGCAGCTGAAGATTTTTGTGTTAAATGTAACAATCGCACTATTGGTGCtcaaaactgtataaaatatataagtattttTATAGATAATAAACTAAGTGGAGAAAGCATTGTTAACTCCATAGTTAGAAAGGTGAAtcaaagattgaaatttttatacagaaataAAGGTTGTCTTTCTTTATCATCAAGAAAATCCTTGTGTACAGCTTTACTCCAATGTCATTTAGATTATGCATGTGCCAGCTGGTTTGAGGGTCTCACAAAGTGTTTAAAAAAGAAACTACAgatttcacaaaacaaaatgattcGTTTTATCTTAAATCTTAATCCAAGACATAATTTGTCATTCAGAGAATTTGATGCTTTGaaatttttgaatatttctcCTAGGGTTACACAGCTCAGACTCAATCACATGTATAACATATTTCATGGGAAAGCTCCTCACTATCTCAACAATATGTTCACGAAAAATGCTGGTACATATAGAACACGTTCTAGCGAGTCAAACTTTGTGGTCCCTAGGATTGCTGGGGTAGAGTCCTCTTCATTCTATTATATAGGAGTTAAAGACTGGAATGCCCTTCCTATTGACATCAAACTTGCCAACAATAAGTTCACCTTTAAAAGAATGGTCAAAATACACCTGGAAGAAATTAAAGACTCGAAGATGATGAATTCTTTTACTACTGAACTTCACTTTTTGTATTTTATCTAA